From a region of the Agrobacterium tumefaciens genome:
- a CDS encoding 30S ribosomal protein S12 — MPTVNQLIRKPRQAQVKRNKVPALQENPQKRGVCTRVYTTTPKKPNSALRKVAKIRLTNGFEVIGYIPGEGHNLQEHSVVMIRGGRVKDLPGVRYHIIRGVLDTQGVKNRKQRRSKYGAKRPK, encoded by the coding sequence ATGCCTACCGTAAACCAGCTTATCCGCAAGCCTCGCCAGGCACAGGTAAAGCGCAACAAGGTTCCTGCTCTTCAGGAAAACCCACAGAAGCGTGGCGTTTGCACCCGCGTTTACACGACGACCCCAAAGAAGCCGAACTCGGCTCTGCGTAAGGTTGCCAAGATCCGCCTCACCAACGGCTTCGAAGTCATCGGCTACATTCCTGGCGAAGGTCACAACCTTCAGGAACACTCTGTCGTCATGATCCGCGGCGGCCGCGTAAAGGACTTGCCAGGTGTTCGTTACCACATCATCCGTGGTGTTCTCGATACCCAGGGCGTCAAGAACCGCAAGCAGCGCCGTTCGAAGTACGGTGCGAAGCGTCCGAAGTAA
- a CDS encoding transcriptional regulator, with protein MNTSPDNDNGRDEPMVFIVIGKAYEQEGSEGIDIHVILKAPDDDTAVRETLNALSEEGFIEADLDQIGMLTEIPDEEPHASAYQGALEGEVAIIRFA; from the coding sequence ATGAATACTTCTCCAGACAACGACAATGGACGCGATGAGCCCATGGTCTTCATCGTCATTGGCAAAGCCTACGAACAGGAAGGTTCCGAGGGGATCGACATCCATGTCATCCTGAAGGCTCCTGACGACGATACCGCCGTGCGCGAGACACTGAACGCGCTCTCCGAAGAAGGCTTCATCGAGGCTGACCTCGACCAGATCGGCATGCTGACCGAGATCCCGGACGAGGAGCCGCACGCCTCCGCCTATCAGGGCGCGCTGGAAGGCGAAGTTGCGATCATCCGCTTCGCGTGA